The DNA region GGGCTGGCGGGACGCGGCGCGCCGAACGAGGCGTTCTTGATGTCATAACGCTTGGTTTCGCCGGTTACTATCCAGGAGCCTTGCACATACCAGCCTTTAAAATCGGCGTTCGTATCCAGCAACGCTGTTGCGGGAGCGGTGTTGGGCTGCTTACGATCCAGCTCGTAGAAGTAGTATTCGCTCTGGAGGTATAAGTTTTTCCAGTTGAAGCCGAATTCAGGTCCGGCTGCGAAACCATCCTCGACATTGAGCAGGCCGGTGGACACGAGCCGCGTGCCGTCAACGCGGATTTCCGGGCGGTCCCGCAGGTTAAATTGCGCGGCAGACGCGGCTTGCAGACCGGGGAATGCCCCTGCTACCGCCGGGGTGCGCACTGTCGCCGCCTCGCTGAAGTTAAACACCCTGGTTCCTGAAACGCCGAAGTGAATCTTGGTGTCTGGATTTGGCGCATAAAGATATGCCGCGCGGCCGACCAGATTGTTCGCTTCATCAATGCCGCCTTCCCCGATCACGCCTTTGGTGTAATAAAGCGAGCCAAAGAAGTTACTGGTGTTGCCGCGCGCTTCGAAAAGGCGCTGGATAAACTGGATGCTCAGTTGAGCGAAGAGTTCGATGGGATCCGTGGGGCGACGCGTGAGGAGATCGGTCAATTCGTGATGGGCGTGGTCGAGCGCATGCGAATCCAGGGAGCGGTTTTTTGCGAGGGACTGGAAGGGTATATCAACCAAGGAGGGCGGAACTACATGTTCACGCGGGTACCGTTTTTGCCGAACCTCGGGCGGGTGGCTCGCAGCCCGCAATTTTTCGGGCTGAATCGGGCGCGTGACTTTTCAGCCT from bacterium includes:
- a CDS encoding porin; the protein is MTDLLTRRPTDPIELFAQLSIQFIQRLFEARGNTSNFFGSLYYTKGVIGEGGIDEANNLVGRAAYLYAPNPDTKIHFGVSGTRVFNFSEAATVRTPAVAGAFPGLQAASAAQFNLRDRPEIRVDGTRLVSTGLLNVEDGFAAGPEFGFNWKNLYLQSEYYFYELDRKQPNTAPATALLDTNADFKGWYVQGSWIVTGETKRYDIKNASFGAPRPASPLGMDGSFGAIELAARYSTVDLNDGGTGGVCAGNATQTAPTATSACIRGGEQDIITLGINWYPNRNVRFMLNYLFIDTDRQAYPNNSAAGLSGGPNAEIGQDVDVLALRSQFNF